CGCAACCAGGATACTCGCTCCCCTGCTCGCTACCAACTCTGCAATGCAAACTATTATTCTCTTCTCATGCAGGATGTCGTTCCTCCTCGGCTTCGACTAGCTCTTCTACTTTACCTAACTCAGCGGCTTCATCAATAGAAAAGATCTTGGCCAGATCCAATAAAATGATTAATCTGTTCTTCACTCTACCGATTCCTTTCAAGAAACGGGACTCTATACCCGAGACTATTTTGGGTGGCGGTTCTATCGACTTAAGTGGGATACGAAGGACTTCTGACACAGAATCCACTATGAGGCCCACCGTCATATCGTCGATATCTATAACGACAATTCTGCTCGCGTCCGTTTTCTCAGTTTCGGGCATATCAAAGCGCTTTCTAAGATCAACGATCGGGAGGACCTTATTTCGAAGATCTATTATTCCCTCCACAAACGCAGGCGCCTTTGGTACACGCACTATATCAATCAAACGAATGATCTCCTGAACTTGCATAATATCAACGCCGTATTCTTCAGCGCCTAGCTTAAAACTTACCAGCTGGATTTCATCGATTAGATCACCAGAAGTTTCAAGCGCTTCATCGTCTATGATTTCATTAGCTCTGATCGCCAATTCCAACACCTCCTTAATCTATCTGTTGTAATTCTTCAGCTACCTCAGCGACTTCCTCGACTGCCTTCGCCAACTCTTGCATGCCTGCCGCATTCTCCTGAGCAGCACGTGAAGCATCCTGTGCGCCTTGAGAAATTCCTTCGGCAGATTTTGCGATCTGACCAATCGCAGCTGTAGCACTGGTTATAACCTCAAGGGATTCCTGGGCACCCTTCGCGAGGCTCGCTACGCCTTCCTGGATCACAACCATATCCGATTCTACCGCGTTGAGGTTTTCTGTCGCCTTCCTAGCCTCATCCACTGCACGAGCAGCGAGTCCAGCTGCATCTTCTATGTCGGCATAAACCACTGCGATCTGGTCTTGGACATTCCGGACCATATCTTTTATCTTATCGGCAGCCTCTGCAGATTGCTTGGCCAGCGCCCTTACGTCGCCAGCCACCACAGCAAATCCCTTACCGTACTTGCCAGCCCTCGCGGCCTCAATTGCGCCATTAAGGGCGAGAAGGTTAGTCTGGATAGTGACGTTGGAGACCGTATCCACTATTTTATCTATCTGACGAGCCCTATCGCGAAGGGTGCTAATATTTTTTGCCGCCTTCAGATTTTCCTCTGCAGCACTCCCAATGGCTGCGATCATCCTGTCAACCTCTGTCTTGCTTTGTGCAAGCAGGGTTTGAAGCTTGTTAACGTCCTCCAAAGACTTCCCAGTAGTCTCAACAACGATTTTAGAGTTCTTCTCGATCTGTTGCGCGCCAGCCAGCGATTGCTGCGCGGCCGCTGACTGTTCCTCCGCGGCAGATGCGATTTGTTCAATAGCGGCCATGATCTGCTGTGTAGCTGCATTTGATTGCTGGATAGTGGCGGATAGCTCCTGGGCAGCAGCTGAAGTATTATCGGCCGCTCTTACCCCTGCAGAAGAACCCCTAAGGTCATCCGCCATTCGAGCCAGTTCTTCAGCCGCCCCCCCTATTTCGGTGAGAGCCTTTACT
This region of Bacillota bacterium genomic DNA includes:
- a CDS encoding purine-binding chemotaxis protein CheW codes for the protein MDEIQLVSFKLGAEEYGVDIMQVQEIIRLIDIVRVPKAPAFVEGIIDLRNKVLPIVDLRKRFDMPETEKTDASRIVVIDIDDMTVGLIVDSVSEVLRIPLKSIEPPPKIVSGIESRFLKGIGRVKNRLIILLDLAKIFSIDEAAELGKVEELVEAEEERHPA
- a CDS encoding methyl-accepting chemotaxis protein — its product is MKGMGVQARESNSVAIATTEKEPEPGDLKKKLMDEASIRKRQRNAQRKAELAEKLAAITAELSSGVEQARAAAQSLQATMENIASASLEASKASEESLNSAKRIEENAREAEKIASVFVEKTTALQTLVGTTGQDIAKLIDGVNLAGENNIKSASNVAELEKHAEEIGNIVKTVMGIADQTNLLALNAAIEAARAGKHGLGFAVVADEVRNLAETAALAAKDIRELIGNIQSDVKVVSEDIEKIGKDSREEVEKAAKITQDLATIGKDMANVLLGVQESQRQLIEAAKAAGEMRAGAQQIASAAEQAAGSTRESSKAAGEQVKALTEIGGAAEELARMADDLRGSSAGVRAADNTSAAAQELSATIQQSNAATQQIMAAIEQIASAAEEQSAAAQQSLAGAQQIEKNSKIVVETTGKSLEDVNKLQTLLAQSKTEVDRMIAAIGSAAEENLKAAKNISTLRDRARQIDKIVDTVSNVTIQTNLLALNGAIEAARAGKYGKGFAVVAGDVRALAKQSAEAADKIKDMVRNVQDQIAVVYADIEDAAGLAARAVDEARKATENLNAVESDMVVIQEGVASLAKGAQESLEVITSATAAIGQIAKSAEGISQGAQDASRAAQENAAGMQELAKAVEEVAEVAEELQQID